The Chitinivorax tropicus genome includes a region encoding these proteins:
- a CDS encoding acyl-CoA synthetase yields MESLTTPNPFRIGLDANQANYVPLTPLTFLSRAAEVWPDKWAVIHGDRRYTWADVASRARRLASGLAKFGVGVGDTVAVLAPNIPEMIDAHFGVPLCGAVLNTMNYRLDAQTLAFQIDHGEARVLLVDTEFIELAREAVGMASRKPLVVDIIDSEHDTGARLGPLNYQQLLAEGSSAYQGIPVVDEWDAISLNYTSGTTGNPKGVVYHHRGAYLNAVSNILATGMTHDTVKLWSLPMFHCNGWCFIWTLAALGGTSVCLRRVEAATMYQLIAAHQVNTMCGAAVVLNMFINAPDAVRLPFPNQVRFNAAAAPVPVPIIRAAEAIGFKVQHLYGLTETYGPATLCQWKPEFDALHGDEQAAILKRQGVRYPMLEAVTVMNPDIMQPVPADGQTLGEVMFRGNIVMKGYLKNPAATAEAFAGGWFHTGDLGVLHPDGYIELKDRSKDIIISGGENIPSIEIEAALYQHPAVLEAAVVAKPDEKWGEVPCAFVTLKEGVAAPTETELISFCRARLAGYKTPKEVVFGALPKTSTGKIQKYLLRSLVKQS; encoded by the coding sequence ATGGAATCACTCACCACGCCCAACCCATTTCGCATTGGCCTGGATGCCAATCAGGCCAACTATGTCCCGCTGACACCGTTGACCTTCCTGAGCCGGGCCGCTGAGGTGTGGCCGGATAAATGGGCGGTGATCCATGGTGACCGTCGCTACACCTGGGCAGATGTGGCGTCGCGCGCCAGGCGGCTGGCATCGGGCTTGGCCAAGTTTGGTGTCGGCGTGGGGGACACCGTGGCGGTGTTGGCACCCAATATTCCTGAAATGATCGATGCCCACTTTGGTGTGCCGCTGTGCGGGGCGGTGCTCAATACCATGAACTACCGATTGGATGCACAGACCCTCGCCTTCCAGATCGATCATGGTGAGGCCAGGGTCTTGTTGGTGGATACCGAGTTCATCGAATTGGCCAGGGAAGCGGTGGGGATGGCCAGCCGTAAACCGCTGGTGGTCGATATCATCGATAGCGAGCACGATACCGGCGCGCGGCTGGGCCCTTTGAATTATCAGCAATTATTGGCTGAGGGCAGCTCTGCATATCAGGGCATACCGGTTGTGGACGAGTGGGATGCCATATCGTTGAACTATACCTCTGGCACCACCGGGAACCCCAAGGGCGTGGTCTATCACCACCGAGGGGCATATCTCAACGCGGTTTCCAATATCCTCGCCACTGGCATGACACACGACACGGTCAAATTGTGGTCATTGCCGATGTTCCATTGCAACGGCTGGTGTTTCATCTGGACGCTGGCTGCGCTGGGGGGGACATCGGTGTGTCTGCGCCGTGTGGAGGCGGCGACCATGTACCAGCTGATTGCGGCGCATCAGGTCAACACCATGTGTGGTGCGGCGGTGGTGTTGAATATGTTCATCAATGCCCCGGATGCAGTTCGGCTGCCGTTTCCCAATCAGGTGCGATTCAATGCGGCGGCGGCCCCGGTACCAGTGCCCATCATCCGTGCAGCGGAGGCGATTGGCTTCAAGGTGCAACATCTATATGGGCTGACGGAGACCTATGGCCCGGCAACGCTGTGCCAATGGAAGCCGGAATTTGACGCCCTGCATGGCGACGAGCAAGCTGCCATCCTCAAGCGGCAGGGGGTGCGATACCCCATGCTGGAGGCCGTGACGGTGATGAACCCGGACATCATGCAACCCGTGCCGGCGGATGGCCAGACACTGGGTGAGGTGATGTTTCGAGGCAATATCGTGATGAAGGGGTATCTGAAGAACCCTGCCGCAACCGCAGAAGCCTTTGCCGGTGGCTGGTTTCACACAGGGGATCTAGGCGTATTGCACCCCGATGGCTATATCGAGCTGAAAGACCGCTCAAAGGACATCATCATTTCGGGCGGGGAGAATATTCCTTCCATCGAGATCGAGGCGGCGCTCTACCAGCACCCAGCGGTGCTGGAGGCGGCAGTTGTCGCCAAACCAGACGAAAAATGGGGAGAGGTGCCTTGTGCTTTTGTCACGCTGAAAGAGGGTGTGGCGGCCCCCACTGAAACCGAGTTGATCTCTTTCTGCCGGGCAAGGCTGGCGGGTTATAAAACGCCGAAGGAGGTTGTCTTCGGCGCATTACCCAAAACGTCAACCGGCAAGATCCAGAAGTATCTATTGCGAAGCTTGGTCAAGCAGTCTTGA
- the dinB gene encoding DNA polymerase IV, with product MPPQRKIIHVDCDCFYAAIEMLDDPNLRGKPIAVGGRQEARGVIATCNYEARAFGVRSAMPTSRALKLCPKLILIRPRADRYRAVSKQVRQIYESFTDRIEPLSLDEAYLDVTGVGLCQGSATFMAEAIRQRIREEIGITASAGIAPNKFLAKIASDWHKPDGQFVIRPQEVDAFVKVLPVGKLFGVGKVTEARMHKMGLFTCEDLRSLSPTELSHRFGAFGERLWQLAHGVDEREVVTDEPRKSLSVETTFVTDLPDAATCKAELPALFDDLLKRLARVETRYRVNKAYFKMKFADFSQTTMELAATSPDLNTYNQMCEICHQRRHQPVRLVGIGVRFVIQHDDIQPSLF from the coding sequence ATGCCACCCCAGCGCAAAATCATCCATGTGGATTGCGACTGTTTCTATGCCGCCATCGAGATGCTTGACGACCCCAACTTGCGCGGCAAGCCGATCGCGGTAGGTGGCCGACAGGAAGCGCGCGGAGTGATTGCCACCTGCAATTACGAGGCAAGGGCTTTCGGGGTGCGCTCTGCCATGCCAACCAGCCGGGCGCTGAAACTATGCCCGAAGCTGATTCTGATCCGCCCACGCGCTGACCGGTACCGGGCGGTGTCAAAGCAAGTTCGCCAGATCTACGAGTCTTTTACCGATCGCATCGAGCCTTTGTCGCTGGATGAAGCCTATCTGGATGTCACCGGGGTCGGGCTGTGTCAGGGCAGTGCGACCTTCATGGCGGAGGCAATCCGTCAGCGCATCCGCGAGGAAATCGGCATCACAGCCTCGGCGGGCATTGCACCCAATAAATTCCTGGCCAAGATCGCCAGCGATTGGCACAAACCCGATGGGCAATTTGTGATCCGCCCGCAAGAGGTGGATGCGTTTGTGAAAGTGTTACCGGTCGGGAAGTTGTTCGGCGTGGGTAAAGTCACCGAAGCGCGCATGCACAAGATGGGGCTGTTCACCTGCGAAGACTTGCGCAGCTTGAGCCCAACCGAACTCAGCCATCGTTTTGGCGCTTTTGGTGAGCGCCTGTGGCAATTGGCGCATGGAGTCGATGAGCGGGAAGTTGTTACCGACGAGCCTCGCAAATCGCTTTCTGTCGAAACCACCTTTGTCACCGACCTGCCCGATGCCGCAACATGCAAGGCCGAGCTACCCGCCTTGTTCGACGACTTACTGAAACGGCTGGCCCGTGTCGAGACCCGTTACCGCGTCAACAAAGCCTACTTCAAGATGAAGTTTGCCGACTTTAGCCAAACCACCATGGAACTGGCCGCTACCAGCCCGGATCTCAATACCTATAACCAAATGTGTGAGATATGCCACCAGCGGCGCCACCAGCCCGTCAGACTAGTGGGTATCGGTGTCCGGTTTGTGATACAACACGACGATATCCAGCCCTCGCTGTTCTAG
- a CDS encoding DeoR/GlpR family DNA-binding transcription regulator codes for MRQPRHEKIVQLVKQHGYMSIETLAKELDVTPQTIRRDINMLAESGVLKRFHGGAGNGSSVQNEEYAMRKVWNQTEKERIAKLVAANIPDNASLIMNIGTTVETVARALLDHKSLRIITNNLNVASIFGNRQDFEVIIAGGVVRPVDGGIIGEATIDFIRQFKVDFAVIGISGIDDDGTLLDFDYREVRVAQAIVEHARQIFLVADHGKFGRNAMVRMGHVSQVTALFTDQRPSERLVQELEAAETALYIAE; via the coding sequence ATGCGACAACCACGTCATGAGAAGATCGTTCAGTTGGTCAAACAACACGGCTATATGTCGATTGAAACGCTGGCCAAAGAGCTAGATGTCACGCCGCAGACGATCCGGCGTGATATCAACATGCTTGCTGAATCTGGCGTACTCAAGCGGTTTCATGGCGGCGCAGGGAATGGCTCCAGCGTACAGAATGAAGAGTACGCAATGCGAAAAGTATGGAATCAAACTGAAAAAGAACGAATCGCCAAGCTAGTGGCGGCCAATATTCCAGACAATGCCAGCCTGATCATGAATATCGGCACCACGGTAGAGACAGTGGCGCGAGCACTGTTGGATCACAAGTCATTACGGATCATCACCAACAACCTGAATGTGGCATCGATTTTCGGCAATCGTCAGGATTTTGAAGTCATCATCGCTGGCGGGGTGGTGCGCCCGGTGGATGGCGGTATCATTGGCGAAGCGACCATCGATTTCATCCGTCAGTTCAAAGTGGATTTTGCGGTGATCGGGATTTCTGGCATTGACGATGATGGTACGTTGCTGGACTTTGATTATCGTGAAGTGCGGGTGGCGCAAGCCATTGTGGAACATGCGCGCCAGATCTTTCTGGTGGCTGATCATGGCAAGTTTGGGCGCAATGCCATGGTGCGCATGGGGCACGTGAGCCAAGTAACGGCATTATTTACAGATCAGCGCCCGTCCGAGCGCCTGGTGCAAGAGCTGGAGGCAGCCGAGACCGCGCTCTATATCGCTGAGTAG
- a CDS encoding 3-hydroxybutyrate oligomer hydrolase family protein codes for MVSVRLWWVGVLLGLAGCGGGGGSGAGDNAVLHGELQGTAATGDAIAQAALVLKDAKGQERHAVTDDQGQYRISVEGLTAPLMLEVVTGAGERLHSLALADEAGGPININQVTELIARRALGAEPGAVFQQAGHRSLVADTLRSAEQGVMRALREAGALPDQFETSFRQAVMQIGDELDRSLDTLGDLKEAEVSGGILNFKLLNIRPAFLQGEIKQARYDGQADDLLTAGLGKTGLAAPSAPLFADPAQPTAAELRRNAIWSNYRAVLDISTAGGYGRLWGPNIDTQGANTLGEGKIAGTEYLAFAGDRSGKENVVLMVQVPDSFKLDKPCIVTAASSGSRGIYGAIGSAGEWGLKHGCAVAYTDKGSGASVHDLVSDTVMLLDGTRQVAEPAGKLAHFRARLSDQVLQQYNAGFPNRVAVKHAHSQQNPEKDWGRNTLDSVRFAYYVLNQQFGSDAGKGRRYRDAVKPARTIVIASSISNGGGAALAAAEQDSAGLISGVAVSEPNVEVSGIEGVTIRQGDVVFEQVGKPLLDYISYANLYQPCAALSPALAGAPSNVVDPVRGAVRCARLASLGLLAGDTTLSQANAALAKLRAYGWNADSDIAQPFQYVFAATQGIAMAYANAYGRFSVADNLCQFGYAVTNNLGLVIPTTPLGLAPLYATLNGIPPSSGISMVYGSTGLTTIREDLATNAQGQRDYNLDGALCLRRLVTGIDPVTQQALTGNEQAQSSRIQSGLKQVLRSANLRGKPALIVTGRADALLAINHTSRAYVLANHLKEGGNSRLRYIEITHGQHFDAFLGLAGFGTRFTPVHYYFDQAMDHMYVHLSQGRGLPPSQVVRATPRANQADELTIANLPAISTSPVAADQIQVVNKQLVVPQ; via the coding sequence ATGGTTTCAGTCCGGTTGTGGTGGGTAGGTGTGTTGCTCGGCTTGGCCGGGTGCGGTGGAGGAGGCGGTAGCGGGGCGGGCGACAATGCGGTATTGCATGGCGAGCTGCAGGGTACGGCGGCAACGGGCGATGCCATTGCCCAGGCCGCGCTGGTGCTGAAAGACGCAAAAGGCCAGGAGCGGCACGCTGTCACGGATGACCAGGGACAATACCGCATCAGCGTCGAGGGCTTGACTGCACCGCTGATGCTGGAGGTAGTCACCGGTGCAGGGGAGCGGTTGCACTCACTGGCCTTGGCTGATGAGGCTGGTGGCCCGATCAATATCAACCAGGTCACCGAGCTGATCGCTCGTCGGGCGTTAGGGGCGGAGCCTGGTGCGGTTTTCCAGCAGGCGGGGCACCGTAGCCTGGTTGCGGATACGCTGCGGAGCGCGGAGCAGGGTGTCATGCGTGCATTGCGTGAGGCCGGGGCGCTGCCGGATCAGTTCGAAACCAGCTTCCGTCAAGCGGTCATGCAGATCGGTGATGAGTTGGATCGTAGCCTCGATACATTGGGCGATCTGAAAGAGGCCGAGGTGTCAGGGGGTATCCTCAACTTCAAGCTGCTCAATATCCGCCCGGCCTTTCTGCAGGGCGAGATCAAACAGGCTCGCTACGACGGGCAAGCCGATGATCTGTTGACAGCAGGGTTGGGTAAAACCGGCTTGGCCGCGCCGTCCGCACCCCTCTTTGCCGACCCGGCCCAGCCCACTGCGGCAGAGCTGCGTCGCAATGCCATCTGGTCAAATTATCGTGCAGTGCTCGACATCTCGACAGCGGGTGGTTATGGCCGCCTATGGGGCCCGAACATCGATACGCAAGGGGCAAATACCCTGGGCGAGGGCAAGATTGCTGGCACCGAGTATCTGGCCTTTGCCGGCGACCGCAGTGGTAAGGAAAACGTGGTGCTGATGGTGCAAGTGCCAGACAGTTTCAAGTTGGATAAGCCCTGCATCGTCACAGCTGCCTCTTCCGGCTCGCGTGGCATCTATGGTGCGATCGGCAGTGCGGGGGAATGGGGGCTTAAACATGGTTGTGCGGTGGCGTATACCGACAAAGGCTCCGGGGCCAGTGTGCATGATCTGGTCAGCGACACAGTCATGCTGCTGGATGGCACGCGTCAAGTTGCGGAGCCAGCAGGCAAGCTGGCCCATTTCCGTGCCAGATTGTCTGACCAGGTACTACAGCAATACAACGCCGGTTTTCCGAACCGGGTCGCTGTCAAGCATGCCCATTCCCAACAAAACCCAGAGAAGGACTGGGGGCGCAATACGCTGGATTCGGTTCGCTTTGCCTACTATGTGTTGAACCAGCAATTTGGTAGCGATGCAGGCAAGGGACGGCGTTATCGTGATGCGGTAAAACCCGCCCGTACCATTGTCATCGCCTCCAGCATTTCGAATGGCGGCGGGGCTGCACTGGCTGCAGCGGAACAGGATAGCGCCGGGCTGATATCTGGGGTGGCGGTCAGTGAGCCGAATGTAGAAGTCAGCGGTATCGAGGGGGTGACTATCCGCCAAGGGGATGTGGTATTCGAACAGGTCGGTAAGCCGCTGCTGGATTACATCAGCTATGCCAACCTGTATCAGCCTTGCGCGGCGCTGTCCCCCGCCTTGGCCGGTGCCCCGTCGAATGTGGTGGACCCCGTGCGTGGTGCGGTGCGTTGTGCGCGGCTGGCCAGCCTTGGGTTGCTGGCGGGCGATACCACGCTGTCGCAAGCCAATGCTGCCCTGGCCAAGCTGCGGGCCTATGGCTGGAATGCCGACAGCGATATCGCCCAGCCGTTCCAGTACGTCTTTGCGGCTACCCAGGGCATCGCCATGGCCTATGCCAATGCCTATGGGCGGTTCAGTGTGGCGGACAATTTATGCCAGTTTGGTTATGCCGTGACCAATAATCTGGGCTTGGTCATCCCCACCACGCCGTTGGGCTTGGCCCCGTTGTATGCCACGCTGAACGGCATTCCGCCCTCATCTGGCATCAGCATGGTGTATGGGTCGACCGGCTTGACCACGATCAGGGAAGATCTGGCGACCAATGCGCAGGGGCAGCGGGACTACAATCTGGATGGCGCACTGTGCCTGCGCCGCTTGGTCACGGGCATTGATCCAGTGACACAACAGGCGCTGACGGGCAACGAGCAAGCACAGAGCAGCCGTATCCAGTCCGGGCTCAAGCAGGTATTACGTAGCGCCAATCTGCGCGGCAAGCCCGCATTGATCGTCACCGGGCGGGCAGACGCGCTGCTGGCCATCAACCACACCTCTCGCGCCTATGTGCTGGCCAATCATCTGAAGGAGGGTGGTAACAGCCGCTTACGCTATATCGAGATCACCCATGGCCAGCATTTTGATGCATTCCTGGGCCTGGCTGGGTTCGGCACGCGCTTCACCCCAGTTCACTATTACTTTGATCAAGCCATGGATCACATGTACGTCCACTTATCACAGGGGCGGGGTTTGCCACCCAGTCAGGTTGTCCGCGCAACACCACGGGCCAATCAGGCAGATGAACTGACCATCGCCAACCTGCCTGCCATCAGCACAAGCCCCGTGGCGGCAGATCAGATCCAGGTCGTCAACAAGCAGTTGGTGGTGCCGCAGTAG
- the glpK gene encoding glycerol kinase GlpK has protein sequence MSAFLLAIDQGTTSTRAIVFDRQGVEHSRSQAELTQYFPAEGWVEHDPEEIWRHTVQVCQTALNQHGVTPGSIAAIGITNQRETTIVWDRATGKPVHHAIVWQDRRTAPLCQALYSPECEAMLAQKTGLLLDPYFSATKIRWILDNVPGLRDRAERGELAFGTIDSFLLWRLTGGSVHATDATNAARTLLFNIRTQQWDEELLSLFDIPASMLPEVKDSAADFGLTDESLFGVRLPIRGVAGDQQAATVGQACFAPGMIKSTYGTGCFMVMNTGEQFVQSKNRLLTTIAYRLNGKPIYAMEGSIFIAGAAVQWLRDALKLINHAGETEALARQVATTGGVYLVPAFTGLGAPYWDPLARGSIVGLTRDSGIAHIVRAALESVCYQTRDLLEAMRADGASLPQALRVDGGMVANNLVMQFLSDMLTVPVERPRVTETTALGAAYLAGLGIGLYQSLDELSALWQLERAFEPEMDEQRREALYRGWQDAVSRTRSRT, from the coding sequence ATGTCAGCTTTTTTACTGGCCATCGACCAGGGAACAACCAGCACCCGCGCCATCGTGTTTGATCGGCAAGGGGTCGAGCATTCCAGGTCGCAAGCCGAGCTGACTCAATACTTTCCAGCGGAAGGCTGGGTGGAACATGATCCAGAGGAGATCTGGCGCCATACGGTTCAAGTCTGCCAAACCGCACTCAACCAACATGGCGTCACCCCAGGCAGCATCGCTGCCATTGGCATCACCAATCAACGCGAAACCACCATCGTCTGGGATCGCGCAACCGGCAAACCCGTGCACCATGCAATCGTCTGGCAAGACCGGCGCACTGCCCCCCTCTGCCAAGCCCTTTATAGCCCGGAATGCGAAGCCATGCTGGCGCAAAAGACCGGGCTGTTGCTGGACCCCTACTTCTCCGCAACCAAAATCCGCTGGATTCTCGACAACGTACCCGGCTTACGCGATCGCGCAGAGCGGGGGGAGCTGGCATTCGGCACCATTGACAGCTTTTTGCTGTGGCGGCTGACAGGCGGTAGCGTACATGCCACCGACGCGACCAATGCGGCACGCACCCTGCTCTTCAACATCCGTACTCAGCAATGGGATGAGGAGCTATTGTCCCTATTTGACATACCTGCCTCCATGTTGCCAGAGGTGAAGGACAGCGCCGCGGACTTTGGTCTGACCGATGAATCGTTATTTGGCGTGCGGCTACCGATTCGAGGAGTGGCAGGTGACCAGCAAGCTGCCACTGTCGGCCAAGCCTGCTTTGCCCCTGGCATGATCAAGAGCACCTATGGCACCGGCTGCTTCATGGTGATGAATACTGGCGAGCAGTTTGTCCAGTCCAAGAATCGATTGCTGACCACTATCGCCTATCGGCTCAATGGCAAACCCATCTATGCCATGGAGGGCAGCATCTTCATTGCTGGCGCGGCTGTGCAATGGTTGCGCGATGCATTGAAGCTGATCAACCACGCTGGCGAAACTGAAGCGCTGGCCAGGCAGGTGGCTACTACCGGCGGAGTCTATCTGGTACCGGCATTCACGGGCCTGGGCGCCCCCTACTGGGACCCACTGGCCCGAGGCTCAATTGTCGGCCTGACACGCGACTCGGGCATCGCCCACATCGTGCGCGCCGCACTCGAATCGGTATGCTATCAAACCCGTGATCTACTCGAAGCCATGCGGGCCGATGGCGCCAGCCTGCCGCAGGCACTGCGGGTGGATGGTGGCATGGTTGCCAACAATCTGGTCATGCAGTTTCTGAGCGACATGCTGACCGTACCGGTCGAGCGGCCCAGGGTCACCGAGACAACCGCGCTGGGCGCCGCTTATCTGGCGGGCTTGGGCATCGGCCTGTATCAATCACTTGATGAATTGTCTGCCTTGTGGCAACTGGAACGGGCCTTTGAGCCCGAAATGGACGAACAGCGCCGGGAGGCGCTGTATCGGGGCTGGCAGGATGCCGTCTCGCGTACACGTAGCCGTACCTGA
- a CDS encoding PAS domain S-box protein, with protein MVLCTLLITGWLIWYAYVHARQDIDQYNRLLASHLSLQIDNTLKSLWQLTDPTLKNGELADMINGPEEALHRRMVELHHSVPSVLRFMVYNNRGVLVGSSHELPARRVVINDREYFRFLQNNRSDQIYVGRQTAIRYDTLPVIPIGRRIETANSGFAGVLSAPLDYRFLQGWLDSLKLPNNFVLMLVRTDGEMLVRYPMLYSPPQDSTQINAVKLLEHHPVGQPYLFNDQLKPGELKLFGVIQQLEHSNLIAIVGVEQSAALAEWRDLANGYALLGLTILLGLLFVWWWLGRHFTALAETEFRWQRAQAIIDASPDMVFALDSNGRFQYVNDTASQRLGYTGRTLTGSNLTDIAPNLPLITYIQHYQHLRADYTRNIESQLRCASGEILPVEISTKLMSMQESELMIAFARDVTQRKDAERELARLTERWQMLTVSVCIGIAEWDVSHNLLDCDPIMVEIYGFPSQQVSVDGWIASIHPEDRPRIQAEMDTIQRMGGTIDTEFRIVRQDGVIRYIRGYMLMERNSDGTPRIVGLNIDITDRRRAEAMVQTVLRVTSTSVGEHFFRTLVVELARALNIRYAVIGSYSSDKGNYRMTHTLARAERTRLLPNIEYQVQGTPSELAIDQKVCVYADQVQTRFPTDFRLAEMNIQSLVSVSLRNGRGDVIGSLAIMDDKPISDPSQATTLLTIIATRTAAELERLQAEATLKQEQRYIERVLLYSPAIICSMSTDGLIRRINQAYQVITGNVPQDAIGRTWRDVFASDIDENLVGQFLKRGSGEMEHTIFSRSGEARMLIWKTTGPRTGEGDAADIIAVGVDVTMRRSAEAEIRKLNAELEKRVAQRTEQLQASMRELESFSYSVSHDLRAPLRSIGGFSTILQEDYADKLDENGQDYLRRIVNSAGRMSHLIDDMLNLSRISRQRLNVHEIDLAPIANQIISDLRFAEPDRRVHWICPSTLTANADERLIHIVLENLLRNAWKFSAKHDEATIEFNVYEDFGKRVYYVKDDGAGFDMRNAARLFGAFQRLHDASEFEGTGIGLAIVQRVIHRHGGSVWAEGEMDKGAKISFTLPPPDPSQPTDIEFENRSDDDEAS; from the coding sequence ATGGTGCTTTGCACCCTTCTGATCACCGGCTGGCTGATCTGGTACGCCTATGTACACGCCAGACAGGATATCGACCAATACAATCGCCTATTGGCCAGCCACCTGAGTCTGCAGATCGACAATACCCTGAAGAGCCTGTGGCAGCTGACCGATCCCACTTTGAAGAACGGTGAATTAGCCGACATGATCAATGGACCGGAGGAGGCGCTGCACCGGCGCATGGTTGAGCTGCACCATAGCGTACCGTCTGTGCTGCGCTTCATGGTCTACAACAACCGTGGGGTCTTGGTCGGGTCATCTCATGAATTACCAGCCAGACGAGTCGTCATCAACGACCGTGAATATTTCCGCTTTCTGCAGAACAATCGCAGCGATCAAATATATGTCGGGCGGCAGACCGCCATCCGATATGACACCCTGCCCGTCATCCCGATTGGGCGGCGGATCGAAACGGCCAACAGCGGGTTTGCCGGTGTCTTGAGCGCACCGCTGGATTATCGCTTTTTGCAAGGTTGGCTGGATTCATTGAAATTACCTAACAACTTTGTATTGATGCTGGTGCGCACCGACGGCGAAATGCTGGTCCGCTATCCCATGCTCTACTCCCCGCCGCAGGACTCCACACAAATCAATGCTGTGAAGTTATTGGAACATCATCCGGTTGGGCAGCCCTATCTGTTCAATGATCAATTGAAGCCGGGTGAGCTCAAACTCTTTGGCGTCATTCAACAGCTCGAACATTCCAATTTGATTGCGATCGTCGGTGTCGAACAATCAGCGGCACTGGCCGAATGGCGGGATCTGGCCAACGGGTACGCTTTACTGGGTCTGACCATCCTGCTGGGGTTGCTGTTTGTCTGGTGGTGGCTGGGTCGTCATTTCACCGCTCTGGCTGAAACAGAATTCCGTTGGCAACGAGCACAAGCCATCATCGATGCCAGCCCGGACATGGTGTTTGCACTGGACAGCAATGGCCGATTCCAATATGTCAACGACACCGCCAGCCAGCGGTTGGGGTACACGGGCCGCACACTGACGGGCAGCAATCTGACGGATATCGCGCCCAACCTGCCCTTGATCACCTATATCCAGCACTACCAGCACCTACGCGCCGATTACACCCGCAACATCGAATCCCAACTGCGCTGCGCCAGTGGCGAGATACTGCCTGTCGAGATCAGCACCAAGCTGATGTCCATGCAGGAATCGGAGTTGATGATTGCATTCGCCCGTGATGTCACCCAACGCAAAGATGCGGAGCGAGAGCTGGCGCGCTTGACGGAACGCTGGCAGATGCTGACGGTATCGGTCTGCATTGGCATCGCAGAGTGGGACGTTTCCCACAATCTGCTCGACTGCGATCCCATCATGGTCGAAATCTATGGTTTCCCCAGCCAGCAGGTGTCTGTGGATGGCTGGATTGCATCCATCCACCCGGAAGACAGACCACGCATCCAGGCCGAAATGGACACCATACAGCGCATGGGCGGCACCATTGATACTGAATTCCGTATCGTGCGGCAAGATGGCGTCATTCGTTATATACGTGGCTATATGCTGATGGAGCGGAACAGCGATGGCACCCCTCGCATCGTCGGCCTCAATATCGACATCACCGACCGACGCCGGGCCGAGGCCATGGTGCAGACCGTACTCAGGGTGACATCGACCTCTGTGGGTGAACACTTCTTCCGCACATTAGTGGTCGAGCTTGCGCGTGCGCTGAACATACGTTACGCCGTCATCGGCTCTTACTCCTCCGACAAAGGCAACTACCGCATGACGCACACCCTGGCGCGCGCCGAGCGAACCAGACTGCTGCCCAATATCGAATACCAGGTTCAAGGCACCCCTTCGGAGCTGGCAATCGATCAGAAGGTGTGTGTCTATGCTGATCAAGTACAAACACGCTTCCCAACCGATTTCCGCCTGGCGGAAATGAACATCCAGTCCTTGGTCAGTGTGTCATTGCGCAATGGCCGCGGTGACGTCATCGGCAGCTTGGCCATCATGGATGACAAACCCATCAGCGACCCCAGCCAAGCAACCACCTTGCTGACCATCATTGCCACCCGTACTGCCGCCGAGCTTGAGCGATTACAAGCAGAGGCCACCTTGAAGCAGGAACAACGCTACATCGAACGGGTGCTCCTCTACTCGCCCGCCATCATTTGCAGCATGAGCACAGACGGGCTCATCCGCCGTATCAATCAGGCTTATCAAGTCATCACCGGCAATGTTCCACAAGACGCCATTGGCCGCACTTGGCGTGACGTATTCGCATCCGACATCGATGAAAACCTGGTGGGACAATTTTTGAAGCGAGGCAGCGGAGAAATGGAGCACACCATTTTCTCCCGTAGCGGCGAAGCCCGCATGTTGATCTGGAAAACCACAGGCCCCCGCACCGGCGAAGGCGACGCAGCCGATATCATTGCCGTCGGTGTCGATGTCACCATGCGGCGGTCAGCCGAGGCCGAGATCCGGAAGCTGAACGCCGAGCTGGAAAAACGGGTTGCTCAACGCACTGAACAACTTCAAGCCAGCATGCGTGAGCTGGAATCATTCAGCTATTCCGTGTCACATGACCTCCGCGCGCCATTGCGCAGCATTGGCGGCTTCAGCACCATTTTGCAGGAGGATTACGCCGACAAACTGGATGAAAATGGTCAGGACTACCTGCGACGCATCGTCAACTCAGCGGGCCGTATGTCGCACCTGATTGACGACATGCTCAACCTTTCACGCATTTCAAGGCAACGGTTGAACGTCCACGAAATCGATCTGGCTCCCATCGCCAATCAGATCATCAGCGATCTCAGATTCGCCGAACCCGATCGCCGTGTCCACTGGATCTGCCCATCAACGCTCACTGCCAATGCGGACGAGCGCTTGATCCATATCGTATTGGAAAATCTGCTGCGCAACGCCTGGAAATTCAGCGCCAAACATGACGAAGCAACTATCGAATTCAACGTCTACGAAGATTTCGGCAAGCGTGTGTATTATGTCAAAGACGACGGCGCGGGCTTTGACATGCGCAATGCCGCCCGCCTGTTTGGTGCGTTCCAGCGCCTGCACGATGCCAGTGAATTCGAGGGAACAGGGATCGGGCTGGCCATCGTGCAGCGAGTCATCCATCGGCATGGCGGCAGCGTCTGGGCCGAGGGCGAAATGGATAAAGGCGCCAAGATATCCTTCACACTTCCGCCTCCTGACCCATCGCAACCCACTGACATCGAGTTCGAAAACCGCTCAGACGACGACGAGGCCAGCTGA